In one window of Acidovorax sp. HDW3 DNA:
- a CDS encoding superoxide dismutase: MEHTLPPLPYAIDALAPHYSQETLEYHHGKHHNAYVVNLNNLQKGTEFEGMTLEEIVKKSSGGIYNNAAQIWNHSFFWNCMTPGGGAEPTGALAAAINAKWGSYAAFKEAFVKSAVGNFGSGWTWLVKKADGSVDIVNTGAAGTPLTTADKALLTVDVWEHAYYIDYRNLRQKFVETFFSNLVNWKFAEANFA, encoded by the coding sequence ATGGAACACACCCTGCCGCCGCTGCCCTACGCCATCGACGCCCTGGCCCCGCACTACAGCCAGGAAACGCTGGAGTACCACCATGGCAAGCACCACAACGCCTATGTGGTGAACCTCAACAACCTGCAAAAAGGCACCGAATTCGAGGGCATGACGCTCGAAGAGATCGTGAAAAAGTCCAGCGGCGGCATCTACAACAATGCCGCGCAAATCTGGAACCACAGCTTCTTCTGGAACTGCATGACCCCCGGTGGCGGCGCCGAGCCCACGGGCGCGCTGGCTGCCGCCATCAACGCCAAGTGGGGCAGCTACGCCGCCTTCAAGGAAGCCTTCGTCAAGAGCGCCGTGGGCAACTTTGGCTCGGGCTGGACCTGGCTGGTGAAGAAGGCTGATGGCTCGGTCGATATCGTCAACACCGGCGCCGCCGGCACGCCCCTGACCACCGCCGACAAGGCCCTGCTGACGGTGGACGTGTGGGAACACGCCTACTACATCGACTACCGCAACCTGCGCCAGAAGTTCGTCGAGACCTTCTTCTCGAACCTGGTGAACTGGAAGTTTGCCGAGGCCAACTTCGCCTAA
- a CDS encoding NADP-dependent isocitrate dehydrogenase yields MSTQQPTIIYTLTDEAPRLATASFLPIVRAFAGQAGINVAESDISVASRVLGQFPECLTPEQRVADNLAALGQLTLKPEANIIKLPNISASVAQLKAAIKELQDKGYKIPDFPENPSSEEEKAIRAKYNKCIGSSVNPVLREGNSDRRAPRAVKEYARKNPHSMGEWSQASRSHVSHMHHGDFYHGEKSMTLDKARDVKMELITKSGKTIVLKPKVSLQEREVIDSMFMSKKALVAFYEKEIEDARKTGVMFSLHVKATMMKVSHPIVFGHCVKIFYRDAFAKHAKLFEELGVNVNNGMVDLYNKIATLPQSLQDEIKADLHACHEHRPELAMVDSAKGITNFHSPNDVIVDASMPAMIRNSGKMWGADGRLKDVKAVMPESTFARIYQEMINFCKWHGAFDPKTMGTVPNVGLMAQQAEEYGSHDKTFEITEDGVANITDLATGEVLMSQNVEEGDIWRMCQVKDAAIRDWVKLAVTRARQSGMPVVFWLDSYRPHEAQLITKVKMYLHEHNTQGLDIQIMSQVRAMRYTLERVIRGLDTISATGNILRDYLTDLFPIMELGTSAKMLSIVPLMAGGGMYETGAGGSAPKHVQQLVEENHLRWDSLGEFLALAVSLEDLGIKNGNARAQLLAKTLDAATGKLLDNNKNPSPRTGQLDNRGSQFYLAMYWAQELAAQTEDAALAAQFAPLAKALADHEAQIVDELNSVQGKAVDIGGYYLPDLAKLDAVMRPSQTLNAALAALKA; encoded by the coding sequence ATGAGCACCCAACAACCCACCATCATCTACACCCTGACCGACGAAGCCCCGCGCCTGGCCACGGCCTCGTTCCTGCCGATCGTGCGCGCGTTTGCCGGCCAGGCCGGCATCAACGTTGCCGAGAGCGACATCTCGGTCGCCAGCCGCGTGCTGGGCCAGTTTCCTGAATGCCTGACGCCCGAGCAGCGCGTGGCCGACAACCTGGCGGCGCTGGGCCAGCTGACCTTGAAGCCCGAGGCCAACATCATCAAGCTGCCCAACATCAGCGCCTCGGTGGCCCAGCTCAAGGCGGCCATCAAGGAACTGCAGGACAAGGGCTACAAGATTCCGGACTTCCCCGAAAACCCCAGCAGCGAGGAAGAAAAAGCCATTCGCGCCAAGTACAACAAGTGCATTGGCTCCTCGGTCAACCCGGTGCTGCGCGAGGGCAACTCGGACCGCCGCGCGCCGCGCGCCGTCAAGGAATACGCGCGCAAGAACCCGCACAGCATGGGCGAGTGGAGCCAGGCGTCGCGCTCGCACGTCTCGCACATGCACCACGGCGACTTCTACCACGGCGAAAAGTCGATGACGCTGGACAAGGCGCGCGACGTGAAGATGGAGCTCATCACCAAGAGCGGCAAGACCATCGTCTTGAAGCCCAAGGTCAGCCTGCAAGAGCGCGAGGTCATCGACTCCATGTTCATGAGCAAGAAGGCGCTGGTGGCCTTCTATGAAAAGGAGATCGAGGACGCGCGCAAGACCGGCGTCATGTTCTCGCTGCACGTCAAGGCGACGATGATGAAGGTGTCGCACCCCATCGTCTTTGGCCACTGCGTGAAAATTTTCTACCGCGACGCCTTTGCCAAGCACGCCAAGCTGTTTGAAGAATTGGGCGTGAACGTGAACAACGGCATGGTCGATCTGTACAACAAGATCGCCACCCTGCCGCAGAGCCTGCAAGACGAGATCAAGGCCGACCTGCACGCCTGCCACGAGCACCGCCCGGAGCTGGCCATGGTCGATTCGGCCAAGGGCATCACCAACTTCCACTCGCCCAACGACGTCATCGTCGATGCCTCCATGCCCGCCATGATCCGCAACAGCGGCAAGATGTGGGGCGCGGACGGACGCCTCAAGGACGTCAAGGCCGTGATGCCCGAATCGACCTTCGCCCGCATCTACCAGGAGATGATCAACTTCTGCAAGTGGCACGGCGCGTTCGACCCCAAGACCATGGGCACGGTGCCCAACGTCGGCCTGATGGCGCAGCAGGCCGAGGAATACGGCAGCCACGACAAGACCTTTGAAATCACCGAAGACGGCGTGGCCAACATCACCGACCTGGCCACCGGCGAGGTGCTGATGAGCCAGAACGTGGAAGAGGGCGACATCTGGCGCATGTGCCAGGTGAAAGATGCCGCCATCCGCGACTGGGTCAAGCTCGCCGTCACGCGCGCGCGCCAGTCCGGGATGCCCGTCGTCTTCTGGCTCGACTCGTACCGCCCGCACGAAGCCCAGCTCATCACCAAGGTCAAGATGTACCTGCACGAGCACAACACGCAGGGCCTCGATATCCAGATCATGAGCCAGGTGCGCGCCATGCGCTACACCCTGGAGCGCGTCATCCGTGGCCTGGACACCATCAGCGCCACCGGCAACATCCTGCGCGACTACCTGACCGACCTGTTCCCCATCATGGAACTGGGCACCAGCGCCAAGATGCTCTCCATCGTCCCGCTGATGGCCGGCGGCGGCATGTACGAAACCGGCGCCGGCGGCTCGGCACCCAAGCACGTGCAGCAGCTGGTGGAAGAAAACCACCTGCGCTGGGACAGCCTGGGCGAGTTCCTGGCCCTGGCGGTGAGCCTGGAAGACCTGGGGATCAAGAACGGCAACGCCCGCGCCCAGCTTCTGGCCAAGACGCTCGACGCCGCCACCGGCAAGCTGCTGGACAACAACAAGAACCCCAGCCCGCGCACCGGCCAGCTCGACAACCGGGGCAGCCAGTTCTACCTTGCCATGTACTGGGCGCAAGAGCTGGCAGCGCAAACCGAAGACGCCGCGCTGGCGGCCCAGTTCGCGCCCCTGGCCAAGGCCCTGGCCGACCACGAGGCCCAGATCGTCGATGAGCTCAACAGCGTGCAGGGCAAGGCCGTGGACATTGGCGGCTACTACCTGCCCGACCTGGCCAAGCTCGACGCCGTGATGCGCCCGAGCCAGACCTTGAACGCCGCCCTGGCTGCGCTCAAAGCCTAA